One window from the genome of Bacteroidales bacterium encodes:
- a CDS encoding TonB-dependent receptor, producing MKRLTMLLAFFVFAGTFLYAQGVLITGTVTSADDGTPLPGVSVVVRGTTIGAVTDFEGKYSITVPESSNTLIFSFVGMRTAEVALDGQSVVDVLLETDAVGIDEVMVVAYGTAKKASFTGSAENIGTDKIDNIQATSVSKMLEGATAGVQVTTASGQPGSNATIRIRGIGSINASSDPLYVVDGVPYGGNLNSINPDDIESITVLKDATAAALYGARGANGVIVITTTRGKSGKMELEVKVRHGWSDRAIDEYPRLGQKDHYEKTWEAYRNSLVYGSGYTMQEAAEIASYGRDAGGNSINTVAQLGNYNAYNINPTQLIGTDGKLNPSAVLLYPNEWEDVLFRIANKQDYNVNVTGGDEKSNYYISLGYLDEQGLMEYSSMQRYSGRVNAESQVKKWLKIGLSTNAVTYNTNNFSDGNSTTSNPFFFSRVMAPIFPVYQYGTWNSANAGQVIRDSDGNKLFDFGSAEMTFDDGYHQIVPGLRPYAGTFNLAGSLNLDERSTQVDAVSARTFADFSILPGLNFRTNLSVDFNGASGTTYQNSTYGDAAGYGRITKNYGRRLVTTFNQLLTYNRAFGQSTIDVLAGHENYLYQFNYLTATRIGFPFEGIRELAPAATGEGSNSYENNDRIESFLGRVNFDYADRYYISASIRADGSSRFHPDTRWGTFWSLGGSWRISEESFLQAGWINTLKLKASYGVQGNNDGIGFYPWQGLYGLGNDNASFSGALANSLELQELMWEENGNFNTGVEFAIFKRIRGSFEYFVRSSKNLLFEVPQPRSLGIDTKWENIGGMENRGVEGILSADIIATDDFRWNFDINITHYKNKITELPQEEIIQGSKKLMVGKSIYEFFTWEYAGADAATGAALYWKDEVEQDGEGNDMIGEDGKPVLTGNRLLTDDPTDADRYYLGTSIPTVYGGITNTFQFKGFDLSIFLTYSLGGKFMDYNYQWLMREGDLGFAWHEDILDGWTEPLSTSGLPTGTNTDGDQVSYDPDMIPRVEVGNTDLRYTSSRFLFDATYFNIRNITLGYNLPQNLAGRIGASGLRVFVTADNLYIWTTNPGMDPRQNFGGTASTQYSPIKTYTVGLNVKF from the coding sequence ATGAAAAGATTAACAATGCTTTTAGCATTTTTTGTGTTTGCAGGTACTTTCTTGTATGCACAGGGTGTACTGATTACCGGAACTGTAACAAGTGCGGATGACGGAACGCCATTACCAGGTGTTTCGGTAGTGGTTCGGGGAACCACCATTGGTGCAGTTACAGATTTTGAAGGGAAGTATTCAATTACTGTACCCGAATCTTCTAACACCCTCATCTTTAGCTTTGTGGGTATGCGGACTGCAGAAGTGGCCCTGGATGGCCAGTCTGTGGTGGATGTGCTCCTGGAAACCGATGCCGTGGGTATCGATGAAGTCATGGTCGTTGCCTATGGTACTGCCAAAAAGGCCTCTTTTACCGGGTCGGCGGAAAACATTGGCACTGATAAAATTGATAACATCCAGGCAACTTCGGTTTCAAAAATGCTGGAAGGCGCCACTGCCGGGGTGCAGGTTACCACTGCCTCCGGACAGCCCGGATCAAACGCAACCATCCGGATTCGCGGTATTGGTTCGATCAATGCCTCCAGCGATCCTCTTTATGTGGTTGACGGGGTGCCTTATGGTGGAAACCTTAACTCCATCAATCCCGACGATATTGAAAGCATCACGGTTCTGAAAGACGCTACCGCTGCAGCCCTTTATGGTGCCAGGGGCGCCAACGGGGTGATCGTGATTACCACCACACGTGGAAAATCAGGAAAGATGGAACTGGAAGTTAAAGTCCGCCACGGATGGTCGGACAGGGCTATTGATGAGTATCCAAGGCTGGGCCAGAAAGACCATTATGAGAAAACCTGGGAAGCTTACAGGAATTCATTGGTTTACGGATCCGGCTATACCATGCAGGAAGCAGCCGAGATTGCCTCTTATGGCCGGGATGCAGGAGGGAACAGCATTAATACCGTTGCCCAGCTGGGGAACTACAATGCATATAACATTAATCCCACCCAGCTTATTGGTACGGATGGTAAGTTAAACCCAAGTGCTGTTCTGCTCTATCCCAACGAATGGGAAGATGTGCTTTTCCGGATTGCCAATAAGCAGGATTATAACGTGAATGTGACCGGCGGGGATGAAAAATCCAACTACTACATTTCACTGGGCTACCTGGATGAGCAGGGACTTATGGAATACTCCAGCATGCAGCGTTACAGTGGAAGGGTCAATGCCGAATCGCAGGTAAAGAAGTGGCTGAAAATCGGTTTGTCCACCAATGCGGTGACTTACAACACCAATAACTTCAGTGATGGTAATTCCACCACCTCTAATCCTTTCTTCTTCTCCAGGGTCATGGCACCAATTTTCCCTGTATACCAATATGGTACATGGAATTCGGCAAATGCCGGACAGGTGATTAGGGACTCGGACGGAAATAAACTCTTTGATTTTGGATCCGCTGAAATGACTTTTGACGATGGCTATCATCAAATAGTGCCCGGTCTGCGTCCCTATGCGGGGACTTTCAACCTGGCAGGTTCTCTGAATCTGGATGAAAGATCCACCCAGGTGGATGCGGTTTCGGCCCGGACCTTTGCGGACTTCTCCATTCTTCCCGGTCTGAATTTCAGGACCAACCTGAGTGTGGACTTTAATGGCGCTTCCGGAACCACCTATCAGAATTCCACTTATGGCGATGCTGCCGGATATGGACGGATCACCAAGAACTATGGCAGAAGGCTGGTAACCACCTTTAACCAGTTGCTTACTTATAACCGGGCCTTTGGTCAGAGCACGATCGATGTGCTGGCAGGCCATGAAAACTATCTCTATCAGTTTAATTACCTGACTGCCACCAGGATCGGATTTCCCTTTGAGGGCATCCGGGAACTTGCTCCTGCCGCCACCGGTGAGGGATCAAATTCTTACGAGAACAACGACCGGATCGAGAGCTTCCTGGGACGTGTGAACTTTGATTATGCGGACAGGTATTATATTTCGGCCAGTATCCGTGCCGACGGTTCTTCCAGGTTCCATCCCGATACCCGCTGGGGTACCTTCTGGAGTTTAGGAGGTAGCTGGAGAATCAGTGAAGAGAGCTTCCTGCAGGCGGGATGGATCAATACGCTGAAACTGAAGGCCTCCTACGGGGTACAGGGAAACAACGACGGGATCGGATTTTACCCCTGGCAGGGTCTCTACGGTCTGGGTAACGACAATGCCTCCTTTTCCGGAGCCCTGGCCAATTCCCTGGAACTCCAGGAGCTGATGTGGGAAGAGAATGGCAACTTTAATACCGGGGTTGAATTCGCCATATTCAAAAGAATACGCGGTAGTTTTGAGTATTTCGTAAGAAGCTCAAAAAACCTTTTATTTGAAGTACCCCAGCCCCGTTCACTGGGTATCGATACCAAGTGGGAGAACATTGGTGGTATGGAGAACAGGGGGGTTGAAGGCATCCTTTCCGCGGACATTATTGCCACGGATGATTTCCGCTGGAACTTCGATATAAATATTACTCACTATAAGAACAAGATTACTGAACTTCCCCAGGAGGAGATTATCCAGGGATCCAAGAAGCTGATGGTCGGAAAATCCATCTACGAATTCTTTACCTGGGAATATGCCGGGGCCGATGCAGCTACCGGAGCCGCCCTCTACTGGAAGGATGAGGTTGAGCAGGACGGTGAAGGAAATGACATGATCGGCGAGGACGGAAAACCTGTACTGACCGGAAACAGGTTGCTCACAGATGATCCGACCGATGCCGACAGGTACTACCTGGGAACTTCCATTCCCACCGTCTATGGGGGGATTACCAATACCTTCCAGTTCAAAGGCTTTGACCTGTCTATTTTCCTGACTTACTCCCTGGGAGGCAAGTTTATGGATTATAACTACCAGTGGCTGATGCGGGAAGGGGACCTGGGTTTTGCCTGGCACGAGGATATTCTTGACGGATGGACCGAGCCTCTTTCGACCAGCGGACTGCCCACAGGGACCAATACCGATGGAGACCAGGTTTCCTATGATCCGGATATGATTCCCCGGGTGGAAGTCGGAAATACCGATTTGAGGTATACCTCCAGCCGCTTCCTGTTCGATGCTACTTATTTCAATATCAGGAACATCACTCTGGGATACAACCTTCCCCAGAATCTGGCCGGCAGGATCGGAGCCAGCGGCCTCCGGGTATTTGTTACAGCGGACAACCTCTATATCTGGACCACAAATCCCGGTATGGATCCAAGGCAGAATTTTGGTGGAACTGCTTCAACTCAGTATTCGCCGATCAAAACTTATACGGTCGGTTTGAATGTTAAGTTTTAA
- a CDS encoding RagB/SusD family nutrient uptake outer membrane protein, with protein sequence MKRINSYLLIGLSAVLMFSCSEEYLDTAPTDAVSKDVIFETVQGAEVAINGVYRWMYSWNQLGNRRHDDWGYRTLGLKADLMGHDMKVYSRGYGWFISDYNYTGRGQVTDNTTASISYNLNYDIIYNANVIIEMIDDVQGDQTERDWIKAQALTVRAHAYLWLAQFHAPTYAGNENAPCVPLKLESTEEHLPISSVGEVYASIVNDLEDAIDLFTSSGISRPAKSYINVQVAQGVLARAALNMEDWTTAIAAAKAAREGYSLMSNAQLTGGFNNVSVGEWMWGFDINEEQSTIYASFFSHMDPTRLSYSSLGLQKQIPAYLYDTIPATDIRKALFVDPADETWFDPWGTPIPTYVSVKYRTPSWAADYIMMRAAEMYLIEAEAAAEASQEVVALSAINAILEARDPGSSISLSGDELIQAIRLQRRIELWGEGFGLFDIKRWNIPLDRRDHDPSLCQVTDLDAGSYRFNLRVPQYEIDANDMLSEADQID encoded by the coding sequence ATGAAAAGGATAAATTCTTATCTGTTAATCGGTTTATCGGCAGTGCTGATGTTCTCCTGTTCCGAGGAGTACCTGGATACTGCTCCCACCGATGCAGTTTCAAAAGATGTGATATTCGAGACCGTCCAGGGTGCCGAAGTGGCCATTAACGGGGTCTATCGCTGGATGTACAGCTGGAACCAGCTGGGCAACAGGCGCCACGACGACTGGGGTTACAGAACCCTGGGCCTGAAGGCCGACCTGATGGGTCACGATATGAAAGTATACTCCCGTGGTTATGGCTGGTTTATCAGTGATTATAACTATACCGGTCGCGGACAGGTTACGGATAATACCACTGCCAGTATCTCTTACAATCTCAACTATGACATTATTTACAATGCCAATGTGATTATTGAGATGATTGATGACGTGCAGGGGGATCAGACAGAAAGGGACTGGATCAAGGCCCAGGCTCTGACCGTGCGGGCTCATGCCTATCTCTGGCTGGCCCAGTTTCATGCACCTACCTATGCAGGCAATGAAAATGCCCCCTGTGTTCCCCTGAAACTGGAATCCACGGAAGAGCATTTACCAATTTCTTCTGTGGGTGAGGTATATGCCAGTATTGTCAACGATCTGGAAGATGCCATTGATCTGTTCACCAGTTCGGGCATTTCCCGTCCGGCAAAGTCCTACATTAATGTACAGGTGGCCCAGGGAGTTCTGGCCCGCGCTGCACTGAATATGGAGGACTGGACCACGGCCATTGCTGCGGCTAAGGCTGCCAGGGAAGGGTACTCCTTAATGAGTAACGCCCAATTGACCGGAGGATTTAATAATGTGAGCGTTGGCGAATGGATGTGGGGTTTTGACATTAATGAGGAACAGAGTACTATTTACGCCTCCTTCTTCAGCCATATGGATCCCACCCGGCTCTCCTATTCCAGTCTGGGACTGCAGAAGCAGATACCTGCTTATTTGTATGATACGATCCCGGCTACGGATATCCGCAAGGCCCTTTTTGTGGATCCCGCGGACGAAACCTGGTTCGATCCATGGGGTACCCCCATACCCACTTATGTTTCCGTGAAGTACAGAACTCCTTCCTGGGCTGCTGATTATATCATGATGCGGGCTGCCGAAATGTACCTGATCGAAGCGGAAGCTGCAGCGGAAGCCAGTCAGGAAGTGGTAGCTCTGTCTGCAATCAATGCGATTCTGGAAGCCCGGGATCCGGGCAGCTCCATCAGCCTGAGCGGCGATGAACTGATCCAGGCCATCCGGCTTCAAAGAAGGATCGAGCTCTGGGGAGAGGGTTTTGGCCTGTTCGATATCAAACGCTGGAACATACCGCTTGACAGAAGGGATCATGATCCGTCACTCTGCCAGGTCACCGATCTTGACGCAGGATCTTACAGGTTCAACCTGAGAGTTCCTCAGTATGAGATTGATGCGAACGATATGCTGAGTGAAGCAGACCAGATCGACTAG